The Alkalibacter saccharofermentans DSM 14828 genome includes a window with the following:
- a CDS encoding cobalamin B12-binding domain-containing protein, whose protein sequence is MGIEKYYIDKDSLKEFDSKSDQLIELMNKYMKDDNDRRNLIGNNSIDVMYDNHRHHVNFMKSVFVLRDSKMFNEIVEWAYFSYTSRGFDPIYFHTAIPMWIKTIKDTFSEATANQVIPYYNEILNIIEGIDVDKITHEKDHSKVKSSWNKFQKDLYQILIKGDFRLAVKLTETVVSNREDLKSTYYDVLRPVMYEIGLSWEKGLITTAQEHLATSIIIRLMTTLYMKFFGLIDYAKGKFIMSAAQNEFHEVGARMISDLLELDGWDVEYYGANTPVDSLYERLVSDKPDILGISVAMPFNLPKVIEFIERIREDDRLNSMKIMVGGYAVSNMSSKEIIPADLVVGGTEDPIVLAGEWWNKRWTS, encoded by the coding sequence ATGGGAATAGAAAAATATTATATCGACAAGGACTCCTTAAAGGAATTTGATTCAAAGAGTGATCAGTTGATTGAGTTGATGAATAAATATATGAAGGACGATAATGATAGAAGAAATCTTATCGGAAATAATTCCATTGACGTGATGTACGACAATCACAGGCATCACGTCAATTTTATGAAATCTGTTTTTGTACTTAGAGATTCTAAGATGTTTAATGAAATTGTGGAGTGGGCATATTTTAGTTATACATCGAGAGGATTTGACCCAATATACTTTCATACAGCAATTCCTATGTGGATTAAAACCATCAAGGATACATTTTCGGAAGCAACGGCAAACCAGGTTATACCGTACTATAATGAGATTTTAAATATTATCGAAGGGATAGATGTAGATAAGATAACTCACGAAAAAGACCATTCGAAAGTGAAATCTTCGTGGAATAAATTCCAAAAGGATTTATACCAAATTTTAATTAAAGGTGATTTTAGACTTGCGGTGAAGTTGACAGAGACAGTGGTTAGCAATAGAGAAGATTTGAAAAGCACTTATTACGATGTGCTAAGGCCTGTAATGTATGAGATAGGTCTTTCTTGGGAGAAAGGGCTGATAACGACAGCCCAGGAACACTTAGCCACTTCAATTATTATAAGGTTGATGACGACCTTATACATGAAGTTTTTTGGATTAATAGATTATGCAAAGGGCAAATTTATAATGAGCGCGGCTCAAAACGAGTTTCACGAGGTAGGGGCAAGGATGATATCTGATTTATTGGAACTTGACGGGTGGGATGTGGAGTACTATGGCGCAAACACACCTGTTGACTCTCTTTATGAAAGACTAGTATCAGATAAGCCTGATATCTTGGGAATATCGGTGGCAATGCCCTTTAATTTGCCTAAAGTAATAGAGTTTATAGAAAGAATTAGAGAAGACGACAGACTGAACAGCATGAAAATCATGGTTGGCGGTTATGCAGTATCAAATATGAGCAGCAAAGAAATTATACCTGCCGATTTGGTGGTTGGAGGAACTGAAGATCCTATAGTGCTTGCTGGAGAGTGGTGGAATAAAAGATGGACTTCTTAA
- a CDS encoding GGDEF domain-containing protein produces the protein MDFLNLFKDEILNYLKGDSEIPIIVINSEGEIFYANNAFYSLVSNRVEVKATHDINEIFTVVVEETANSKEITLIRTDKHNSIKITGKTIQKEKNILVIFEDYIFNDDSITEKLTTMNIEMSNITRELAKKNAKLEQANKKITELLNKDYLTQVGNRKYFYERLEAMISYYKRTKNGKLALVLCDIDNFKNVNDTYGHDVGDLVLVNFAGALKDKLRKEDVVARFGGEEFIVILTCSDEEDVKEVAERLRKLVSKITIPGHDLTVTASFGATEYHFEDTVDSIIKRADEAMYEAKDKGRNNVVYKSRLDGTKNN, from the coding sequence ATGGACTTCTTAAATCTATTCAAAGACGAAATACTGAATTATCTGAAAGGTGATTCTGAAATTCCTATTATCGTAATTAATTCAGAAGGTGAGATATTCTACGCGAATAATGCCTTTTATTCTCTTGTCTCAAATAGGGTGGAAGTAAAAGCAACACATGATATAAACGAAATTTTTACCGTAGTTGTGGAAGAAACAGCAAATTCAAAAGAAATTACCTTGATCCGTACTGACAAGCACAATTCTATAAAAATTACAGGTAAAACTATTCAAAAGGAAAAGAACATATTGGTTATTTTTGAAGACTATATCTTCAACGATGATTCAATAACGGAAAAGCTTACGACTATGAACATTGAAATGTCAAATATCACTAGAGAGCTGGCAAAAAAAAATGCAAAGCTGGAACAGGCAAATAAAAAAATAACTGAACTTCTTAACAAGGATTACCTGACCCAAGTGGGCAACCGCAAGTACTTCTACGAAAGGCTTGAGGCGATGATATCCTATTATAAAAGAACAAAAAATGGGAAGCTTGCGTTGGTTCTTTGCGATATTGACAACTTTAAGAATGTGAATGATACTTACGGCCACGACGTGGGAGATTTGGTCTTGGTTAATTTTGCCGGGGCATTAAAAGATAAACTTAGAAAAGAAGATGTGGTTGCAAGATTTGGAGGAGAGGAGTTTATCGTAATTTTAACTTGCAGCGATGAAGAAGATGTAAAAGAAGTGGCAGAACGACTAAGAAAACTAGTATCGAAGATAACTATTCCAGGTCACGATTTAACAGTGACAGCAAGTTTTGGAGCTACTGAATATCATTTTGAAGATACGGTGGACTCAATAATTAAAAGAGCTGATGAAGCGATGTATGAAGCCAAGGATAAAGGTAGAAATAATGTTGTATATAAAAGCAGGCTGGATGGAACAAAAAACAATTAA